CGGCAAAACAGAATTGATCTGGCAAAAAAAAGTCTCGCTATCATAGTCTACTAATGAATCTGCCCTAAAGGTCAGGTACCGAATTATTCTTTTAGTGTTAATGGTGAGATGATCCAACACACCATCTATTCGGAGTAATGAGGGCAGGCTTGTAGAGAAAGCCAGAAAGCTATCAGGCAAATGAAAATAATAAACGGGGATCAGCCCGAAAGCATCTCTCCTTATTATGCAGGTTTTATGCTTAATACAGTAGGTTACTACAAGATCCCCTGGACTATTATTTACAGTTTCTGCAATGTTAGACAACAAAAACCCCTCACAATCAGTTGACTCGACTGATGAGGGGTTTAAATTTTTTTTTTGAATCTTCGTCTTCCTTAACTAGAAGATGGAACTTGTAATTAACTCTATTTTGATTTCTTACTCGAATAAAACCGCCTTCCCAAATTATTTCGTCAGGCAATTTTTTTATTTCTAGGCCCCTTTCGCAATTTTTTTGATTGAAACGAAACAGGCCATCGACTGTCAAAATGAGTAAGTTATAAAGTGTTACTAGCTCTGAAAATCCATTACACCACCAAAATCGGCCTCACTGCCTCCTTTTGTGGCTTTTGTCAATTTTGCTACATTACCGAATCTGTTCAAAACCGGTTTGCGATAAGACTTTTTTGTCTGTGTAGAGTGCGATGTCACTGTTCTCATTTTGAATTTGTTATATGATTAATACCAGTATCCAGCGTAAATTTAGTCAGATAAATTTAATTTCCAAACTTTTGAAACATTGAATAGGAAAAAATCAAGTTCAGACACATTTGTAACCGGTTGAGTATCGATTTCTACCTACGTCCGAATTCTAATATTTTCCTGGATTTATGTGCGCCGGACTCTATTTTACCGGAGCCAATGCAATCTTCGTTCTGGCAAAGTTCAAAGGAAGTTTGGTCGTCTGAAATCAGTCCGACACCCAATCCATATTGTTTTATTCCAATGTAACGGTTAATAATGGAAGTGTCCTTGCGCTCGACAACGGTGAGGGATCTGTCGAAAGACTGCGTACCGATCATGACCGGCTGATTCACGTTTTCGTAGTGATAGTCTTCGGCTTCCAGGTTGTTATACGTGTTTCCATTCCATTTTAATCTCGAATCGACCGGGAACGCCATGGAGAAAAAAGTCTGATTGTCGATGTTCGTCAAGAGCTTATCGGGATATTTCTGAACCGTGAATTCTTTTACCTTCTGCCAATAATCAGCCGGCGTATTTCTGGTTGAACGGGAGAATGTGTACGTCGAAATGCCTTCTGCGTTGGAAACCACTTTCTCAATCTCATCTTTCTCCTGCCACGTTTTTTTCACAGGCCCTGCTTGCCCCGAGGAGTAAATTTCCTCCTTCACTTCGTAAACGGTATAGTTACCTACTGTTAGCGGATAATATTCGTAAACGTCAACCGGATCTGTATCGCTGTCTTTGCAGGAGAAACCTATAACGGTCATGATAATGCCCAGCGAAAACGTAAGAATCAACGACTTGGGCTGACTGAAATGTTTAATGTGTGTAGATAGTTTCATGTATGCGATTTTGGTTCAACTAATGTAAAAATACTAAAACGAGTCAATTTCTCTCTGCCAGTTTGCCTTTCAAAAAACCAGTCAGGACCTGTAATCCGGTATCGAAACGTGAGTTGTTATTGATGATCATATCCGCTTCTGAGCGTAGCGGCAGAATGAACTTGTCATAGGTAGGGGCAACATGATGCTCCCAGCGGTATAGTACATCGTCGAGATCATAGCCGCGCTCGTTATTATCACGAATTATTCTCCTTTTTATTTTAACATGCTCCTTCGCATCTACAAATATTTTCAAATCAATAAGCCTGGAAATTTCGGGAAAGTAAAAAACGAATATCCCTTCCACAATAATGATCGGTCGTGGTTCAAAAATCAGTATTTCGGGCTTGATCAAGGGGTTGTTAAATGTGTATTCTTTTTGGTGTACTTCCCTTCCCGCGCGTAGTACGGCAATGTGTTCTGCGAACAAATGATGATCAATTGTCTCCGGTAAGTCGAAGTTTTCAACACCATTTTCGTCTCTCGGAATCTCGTGAATTGGTCTGTAATAGTTATCCTGAGAGATTCGGGTGATTTCGTTTTTGTCAAATGCGTCGATCAGACTTTTCATAAAGAAAGTTTTTCCTGACGCACTGCCTCCTGTGATTCCTACAATGTATGGTGTTTTTTCCGGGGTTGTCATATCTGAAAATGAGGTCCTTAGTTGCTGAGGTCTCACATGAATTTAAATTATAACTTTAATCAATAACTGCCAATTTTCCTGCCAGTTTCTCCGTACCGTCACCAGAAACGATGAAAACCATATAAATACCTCCCCGTGCCCGCCGACCGGTGTAGTCGTTCAGGTTCCAGGAGGCGGTGCCGCCCTGCGACCTGGTTTCGTAGATCAAACGGCCGGAAAGTTCGGTAATTTTAACAACAGAGTCATTCATCAGACCTTTTATTCCAACATCCCCTCCATAACCGGGGCGGACCGGATTTGGGAAAATGGTCACCGCCGAGAAATTTTCCGATGCCTGCGTCGAGTTGCTGCGATAAGATACCATTCCTGCCGGTGTATCAATGTACAATGTGCCGGTGGCTGCATCAAAATCCAGCGCATTGATCTGGCTGGATGGCAGTGGGCTGTCTTCGGAAGTGAATTTCTGAACCAGCTCGGTTCCATCCGAATTGAAAAGATAAAGACCGGTACGGGTACCAATCCATTTTCTATTACCAGGTTCAGTTGCGATCGCTGTACATTTTTCATTGGAAAATAACCTTCGTTCACCGTAAACAGGTAAAATAGCATCTACACGAGCTGCGCCCAATACGTCCTGGGGTATAATATAGCCGACGCCTTTGTCGCTGGCAAACCATATATAGCCATCCTGGTCAATGGAAATACTGTTGATCACGCCAGATGGCAGCGTACCATTGCCAATCGAGGTTGAGAGGACCCTTTGCTGATTTTGGGCGTTTTTTACCAATATCCCGCCGCCAAGATACGTGGGTAATCGTGCCCAGGTTAACCCTTCCAAGTCAAGAATGACTGAATCCTTTCTTGGAGAAATAGTCGTGTCGGATTGTGCTGGCGAAGTTGTCTTAAAATCGGAAGCCGTACTTGCAAGCAAGCCATTCTTTTGATCTGCGGCCCACAATGTGCCCGGACTCGTTTCAATGGCCTCCGAAAGCGTTTTGAATAATAGATCGTTTATTAATGTGGGCTTATCATCCTTATCGAGCACCACAATCCGGTTGTCCAATGTAATGATGATCCTATCATCGCTATTGGTGATCGAGTAACGTTTGCTGTCGGACGGGTAGACCAATTTCCAGCTGCCGTTCAGGCTTTGGAATACGCCTTTACCCAAAAATCCTGCATAGATGGTATTGCCGCGTGAGGTAACGGAAACCGTGGCAGCCGGAGTGATTATTAATTTCCAGTTGGCAAAATATTGTCGGTTAACCGTAGACGCCATGGAGGTGACCAGTAATCCCTGAGAAGTAATGGCATATAATGAATCTGCTGAAATAGCTATTCCGCTGACAGCGGCCTGTGCACCATTGGTACCTATATAGCGGTAAGTTTCCTCTACCTGCCTGAGTTTTGGATTGAGTACTACAATCCCAAAGTTGGTGCATAAGTAGGCCAGATCATCTCGGAAAATAACCTGTTTGATATCTTTATTGGAAGGCAGCCCTTGTGTTTCATTAAGAATCGACCATAATTCAATGGACTCAGGTTCGGACTTTTCGTTTAAAAACAAAAGATCAAGATTACCGCTCCGATAGGCGAGTAACAGAAGATTATCTTCGGAATTGAAGGCCATACTGCTCACGCCAGTATCAGTTAGTCCGTCAGATTTTGACCAGGTTTTTGTTTCCTGGTCTGTGGGATTTACACTGAAAAGACCATTGTAAGTCGAACAAAAAATGCGGTCCTTAACTTGCAGTACGTGCTGTGCAGATAGATAATTGAAATGATTTTCCCAATGCCCCAATGGAACATTCTGGCCCCGACTAGCCGGTGCTATTAGCATCCAAAGAAAAATCAGTAAACCAAGCCGTACCATTATCAATCCGCTTTTCTTTGAACCGGTTTTAAATTCTGACCTGCTAGTTGTCAACCGTTATGATGGCTGATCCTTTACCTGAACCTGTCCCGCAGCCGCTTTTTAACGAGCTGATCTTATACTCGGTAGTGGTTGTGGGAGAGACCGAAATCAGGTACGGGTTCAAGAATGTGCCATTGATGGCAGTTCCGTCTGATAATGTAAATGACCAGGGCGGCAGACCATTTTTGAACTTCAACTGAATTCTGGTAGACCTTCCTGCCGTAACAGTCCCTCTTCCCGAAACTTCGCCGATCGCTTTATCGGGAGCAATTACGTCGATTTCTTCAATGGCGCTGGATACGGCGGGCGACGAAGAAATGATCCTGATCTTCTGAGTACGAATGGTATCGCCGACAGCCACTCCGGCTATTTTTACTTTCATGGAAGTAGGCGTAACAGTGGTTGGCAAGCTCACAAATCGTCCCGACTTATCGGTGATCTGCACTACGAATTTATTTCCTGCATTGTAGCGGCCTTCGGTTTTGTAAGGTATATCAATGGTGGAACCAGCACATACCATATTCTGGGGCAGTTTTTCAAGGGTAATGCTGGCAGGAGGACTTTTGACCGTAACCTTCGCTGTACCTGAGAATTTCCCAACACCACAAAGGCCACCGGCAGATGTGATCTGGTAATTGGTATCATAAAAAGGCTTCACTTTGATCTTGTACGGCGATTCCTGAATGTTGTTTTCGTAAGTTCCGTCCGACAGCAGGACAAACCATGGTCCGCCACCCGTAAATTTCAACGTCAGCTCACCGGTTTCGTTTTCACCCAACCGCAGCGAATCTTTTTGCAAAACAGTGACGGTAGGGGAAACAATGCTCACATTGGTAGTTTGACTTACGAGAT
The genomic region above belongs to Dyadobacter pollutisoli and contains:
- a CDS encoding uridine kinase family protein — translated: MTTPEKTPYIVGITGGSASGKTFFMKSLIDAFDKNEITRISQDNYYRPIHEIPRDENGVENFDLPETIDHHLFAEHIAVLRAGREVHQKEYTFNNPLIKPEILIFEPRPIIIVEGIFVFYFPEISRLIDLKIFVDAKEHVKIKRRIIRDNNERGYDLDDVLYRWEHHVAPTYDKFILPLRSEADMIINNNSRFDTGLQVLTGFLKGKLAERN
- a CDS encoding PorZ beta-propeller-like domain-containing protein, whose protein sequence is MLIAPASRGQNVPLGHWENHFNYLSAQHVLQVKDRIFCSTYNGLFSVNPTDQETKTWSKSDGLTDTGVSSMAFNSEDNLLLLAYRSGNLDLLFLNEKSEPESIELWSILNETQGLPSNKDIKQVIFRDDLAYLCTNFGIVVLNPKLRQVEETYRYIGTNGAQAAVSGIAISADSLYAITSQGLLVTSMASTVNRQYFANWKLIITPAATVSVTSRGNTIYAGFLGKGVFQSLNGSWKLVYPSDSKRYSITNSDDRIIITLDNRIVVLDKDDKPTLINDLLFKTLSEAIETSPGTLWAADQKNGLLASTASDFKTTSPAQSDTTISPRKDSVILDLEGLTWARLPTYLGGGILVKNAQNQQRVLSTSIGNGTLPSGVINSISIDQDGYIWFASDKGVGYIIPQDVLGAARVDAILPVYGERRLFSNEKCTAIATEPGNRKWIGTRTGLYLFNSDGTELVQKFTSEDSPLPSSQINALDFDAATGTLYIDTPAGMVSYRSNSTQASENFSAVTIFPNPVRPGYGGDVGIKGLMNDSVVKITELSGRLIYETRSQGGTASWNLNDYTGRRARGGIYMVFIVSGDGTEKLAGKLAVID